The genomic stretch CTGGTTCGAGCACGGCTGGTTCTGGGTGATCCCGCTGGCCGACGGTGCAACCAGCATCGGCGCGGTAACCTGGCCTTACTACATGAAGCAACGCGCCGGCCGCGCGCTGGACGACTTCCTGGCCGACACGATCGCGCTGTCGCCGGCCCTGGTCGAGCGCATGCAGGGCGCGAGCCGGATTTCGCCGACGGAGGCGACCGGCAATTTCTCCTACACCACCGATCACACGCACGGGCCGCACTACATTCTGCTTGGCGATGCCTATGCTTTCATCGACCCGGTGTTCTCCTCAGGCGTGATGCTGGCCATGCAGGGCGCCTTCTTCGGCGCCGATGCGGTCGATACCTGCCTGCGCCAGCCCGATCGCACCAAGGCGGCCATGGCGCGTTTCGACAAGCTCGTCCGTCATGGGCCGAAGGCCTTCTCGTGGTTCATTTACCGCATGACCAGTCCGACCATGCGTGACCTGTTCATGGGCCCGCGCAACCTGCTGCGCATGAAGGAAGCGCTGCTCTCCCTGCTGGCGGGTGACATCTACGGCAAGACGCCGATCTGGCCCTCGCTGCTGGCGTTCAAGACGATCTATTACCTGTCGGCCCTGCGCCATCTGCCGCGCACGCTGGCGGCCGGGCGCAAGCGCAAGCGCGACATCCTGCCGGTGGAAGACGGCGAGATGGCGGTGCGCGGATGAGCGGCGGTTCGAAGTTGCAGTTGCTGTCACCGCTGGATGTCGATGCCCCGCTGCCACCCGGCATCGACCCCGCACGTGTTTTTGGCGAGATCCGCTTTGGTGAGGACTGTGCTGACGGCGACGCGTTTCCGTGTCTGCGGGTCTGCTCGCCCACCCTGGTGCCGGCGAACCCGTGGCGGGCCGTGTGGCTGTCCGATCACGCCCTCGCTGCCGGCCGCCACGGACAGGTGGCCTATCGTCACGACGATGAGTTGATGTACGGCGTGATCTCGGTCGATGAGTCGACATTTGTCGATACGCCGTCGACGAGTGCCTTGCAGCAGGCAGCGGAGTTCGCCTACCGTGAGGTCTTTGCCGCGCTGGCGCACGCCGGGTTTCCCGGCTTGCTGCGGGTGTGGAACTACCTGCCGCGGATCAACGAGATCGAGAACGGGGTCGAGCGCTATCGCAAGTTCAACATCGGCAGGCAGGATGCCTTTGCCGCCTGCGGCCGCGCGCTGACCGGACGGGTGCCTGCGGCCAGCGCGCTCGGGGTGCGCCACGGCGCGCTCGAGATCGGCTTCTTTGCCGTGCGGCGCGCCCTGCTGGCGGTCGAAAACCCGCGCCAGGTCAGCGCCTATCATTACCCCGAGACCTATGGCCCGCGCAGCCCGACCTTCTCGCGCGCGGCGGTCAGCAGCAGCATGGTGCAGGACGTGCTGTTCATTTCGGGTACGGCGAGTATCGTCGGCCATCAGACCCTGCACCATGGCGACGTGGCGGCGCAGA from Parazoarcus communis encodes the following:
- a CDS encoding NAD(P)/FAD-dependent oxidoreductase, whose product is MNTNELPSSARACDVLVIGGGPAGSTAAALLAGKGHRVTVLEKAHHPRFHIGESLLPANLPLFEKLGVADEMRAIGIRKYSAEFVSPQHAEQQRFNFGEAWDKSMPYAYQVRRAEFDHILIRNAAAKGAEVIEGCRVKDLSFHADGATVSAEHEDGRRERWSARFVIDASGRDTFIANRMRAKHRNPLHNSSAIYAHFAGVRRHDGDAAGNISIYWFEHGWFWVIPLADGATSIGAVTWPYYMKQRAGRALDDFLADTIALSPALVERMQGASRISPTEATGNFSYTTDHTHGPHYILLGDAYAFIDPVFSSGVMLAMQGAFFGADAVDTCLRQPDRTKAAMARFDKLVRHGPKAFSWFIYRMTSPTMRDLFMGPRNLLRMKEALLSLLAGDIYGKTPIWPSLLAFKTIYYLSALRHLPRTLAAGRKRKRDILPVEDGEMAVRG